From Streptomyces asiaticus, one genomic window encodes:
- a CDS encoding cupin domain-containing protein, producing MEPDLSKYRLEGDNSMYRLPSGIVAPVVTRGGLESANTADSGGAVRVSGVSIQHTPATRLWFGKVSNEPGYRSVTHHHGEAETGGYVLSGRARIYFGEELRDYVDMEEGDWVFVPPYMPHVECNLSRTKPLTWMTTRTPENIVVNLPDIADTELRDWLDRR from the coding sequence ATGGAGCCCGATCTGAGCAAGTACCGCCTCGAGGGCGACAATTCGATGTACCGGCTGCCGAGCGGCATCGTCGCCCCCGTGGTGACGCGTGGCGGCCTCGAGAGCGCGAACACCGCCGACTCGGGCGGCGCCGTCCGGGTCTCGGGGGTGAGCATCCAGCACACCCCGGCCACCCGCCTGTGGTTCGGCAAGGTCAGCAACGAACCGGGCTATCGCTCGGTGACCCATCACCACGGCGAGGCCGAGACCGGTGGCTATGTCCTGTCCGGCCGGGCCCGCATCTACTTCGGCGAGGAGCTCCGGGACTACGTGGACATGGAGGAGGGCGACTGGGTCTTCGTGCCGCCGTACATGCCGCACGTGGAGTGCAACCTCTCCCGTACCAAGCCGCTGACCTGGATGACCACCCGGACACCGGAGAACATCGTGGTCAACCTGCCCGATATCGCCGACACCGAGCTGCGCGACTGGCTGGACCGCCGATGA
- a CDS encoding heparin lyase I family protein, which yields MLAKRVGKRIHLLCVTGALVGGLALSGGTAEAGSARSDAGVRALPAGVYFQNEGTVEGWSNYPQKPQKQGVIRDVTTPAYKGGNAIEAKQTYINEGGGYHSETVQASTQAVGQDRYYGQAVYIAPNWQFHNQNVTFQQWSPEDPEGPWELMFIQNDELRIGGSGGFSANVAKVTDLRGTWIRIVTRLKFHATDGAIEIWVNGVKKYSKTGVTVLPKTSNTARWSSGIYCTGWRENPPAGPSELSVFHDQARIANSYRLAEPANW from the coding sequence ATGTTAGCGAAACGGGTCGGCAAACGGATCCATCTGCTCTGCGTCACCGGCGCACTGGTCGGCGGCCTCGCCCTCAGCGGTGGCACCGCGGAGGCGGGCAGCGCCCGGAGCGACGCGGGTGTCCGGGCGCTGCCCGCCGGGGTCTACTTCCAGAACGAGGGCACCGTCGAAGGGTGGTCCAACTACCCGCAGAAGCCCCAGAAGCAAGGCGTCATCCGCGATGTCACCACCCCCGCCTACAAGGGTGGCAACGCCATCGAGGCCAAGCAGACGTACATCAACGAGGGTGGTGGCTACCACTCCGAGACCGTGCAGGCGTCCACCCAGGCCGTCGGCCAGGACCGCTACTACGGCCAGGCCGTCTACATCGCCCCCAACTGGCAGTTCCACAACCAGAACGTCACCTTCCAGCAGTGGTCGCCCGAGGATCCCGAGGGCCCCTGGGAGCTGATGTTCATCCAGAACGACGAACTGCGCATCGGCGGATCCGGCGGCTTCAGCGCCAACGTCGCCAAGGTGACCGATCTGCGTGGCACATGGATCCGGATCGTCACCCGCCTCAAGTTCCACGCGACCGACGGCGCCATCGAGATCTGGGTCAACGGTGTGAAGAAGTACAGCAAGACCGGCGTCACCGTGCTGCCCAAGACGTCGAACACGGCCCGCTGGTCGTCCGGGATCTACTGCACCGGCTGGCGCGAGAACCCGCCCGCGGGCCCGTCGGAGCTCTCCGTCTTCCACGACCAGGCGCGCATCGCCAACTCCTACCGCCTCGCCGAACCCGCCAACTGGTGA
- a CDS encoding substrate-binding domain-containing protein, giving the protein MGCDQATADNVAGGRLAAQYLVRAGHERIGFLRGPQSASTALHRERGFREMLDELGHPLAPELVLAGDFSHDTARAAMRELLDRPQPPSAVFCANDLTALGAVDGAISLGVRIPEDVWVVGYGPPPWHPRPPTARRSTSSSAPTDPR; this is encoded by the coding sequence ATCGGCTGCGACCAGGCCACCGCCGACAACGTCGCCGGAGGGCGGCTCGCCGCCCAGTACCTGGTGCGGGCCGGACACGAGCGCATCGGATTCCTGCGGGGACCGCAGTCGGCCAGCACCGCGCTCCACCGGGAGCGCGGCTTCCGCGAGATGCTCGACGAACTCGGGCACCCACTGGCGCCCGAGCTGGTGCTGGCGGGGGACTTCTCCCACGACACGGCGCGCGCGGCGATGCGCGAACTGCTCGACCGCCCGCAGCCCCCGTCCGCCGTCTTCTGCGCCAACGACCTCACCGCCCTCGGCGCCGTGGACGGCGCGATCTCACTGGGCGTGCGGATCCCCGAGGACGTCTGGGTGGTCGGGTACGGACCGCCACCGTGGCACCCGCGCCCCCCGACGGCGAGACGGTCGACTTCATCATCAGCGCCGACGGACCCACGCTGA
- a CDS encoding PaaX family transcriptional regulator: MTAQTTPATTVAGERESRHAPLILTLYGLYARGEHNWLSVASLIGLMADLGVESRAVRSSVSRMKRREVLRGERREGVAGYSLAASTLHTLAEGDVRIFRQARASREDGWVLVVFSVPESEREKRHALRTALTRLGFGTAASGVWIAPGHLADEARRTLERRELSSYVDIFTGDHVAFGDPRQKVRSWWDLDELTAMYADFLHRYGPVLDAVTHREPQPLEAFRTYVPMLTQWRRMPYRDPGLPLELLPPEWNGVAAGELFDRLHTLLSAPAAAHAAGVFPAR; encoded by the coding sequence ATGACCGCGCAGACGACACCGGCCACCACCGTGGCGGGCGAACGGGAGTCCCGCCACGCCCCGCTCATCCTCACGCTCTACGGCCTCTACGCCCGGGGCGAGCACAACTGGCTCTCGGTCGCCTCGCTGATCGGCCTCATGGCGGACCTCGGCGTGGAGAGCCGGGCCGTGCGGTCCTCGGTCTCCCGGATGAAACGCCGCGAGGTGCTGCGCGGCGAGCGCCGTGAGGGCGTCGCCGGGTACTCGCTCGCCGCCTCCACCCTGCACACGCTCGCCGAGGGCGACGTACGCATCTTCCGGCAGGCCAGGGCGTCCCGCGAGGACGGCTGGGTGCTCGTGGTGTTCTCCGTCCCCGAGTCCGAGCGCGAGAAGCGGCACGCCCTGCGGACGGCCCTGACCCGGCTGGGCTTCGGCACCGCCGCGTCAGGCGTCTGGATCGCCCCCGGACACCTGGCGGACGAGGCGCGACGGACCCTGGAACGCCGGGAGCTGTCCTCGTACGTCGACATCTTCACCGGCGACCACGTGGCCTTCGGGGACCCGCGGCAGAAGGTCCGCTCCTGGTGGGACCTCGATGAACTCACCGCCATGTACGCGGACTTCCTGCACCGGTACGGCCCCGTGCTGGACGCGGTGACGCACCGCGAGCCACAGCCGCTGGAGGCGTTCCGGACGTACGTACCGATGCTGACCCAGTGGCGGCGCATGCCCTACCGCGACCCGGGGCTCCCCCTGGAGCTGCTGCCGCCGGAGTGGAACGGCGTGGCCGCGGGCGAACTCTTCGACCGGCTCCACACCCTGCTGAGCGCCCCCGCGGCGGCACATGCCGCGGGAGTCTTCCCCGCGCGCTAG
- a CDS encoding flavin monoamine oxidase family protein → MTDAPRDNSATRARWQTCLKLARELLLIGPDNTDLKLGYLHTLIDTGSLGVTRHPRKKILIIGAGITGLVAGRLLKDAGHDVTILEANTGRVGGRIKTFRTTKHHQPFDDAAQYAEAGAMRLPDFHPLVLALVDKLGLGRRLFYNVDVDPATGSGPDVPLPPVTYTSFTGRTWTYGDDSPDFRAPDKRGNTWIRTNRVQVRRADYSAVPEKINEGFHLTDDEVRAPAVQMVDDALESVRDYYSDVVDGKRVNKPLEEWIEGWARVIHDFDGYSMGGFLRDYAGLSDEAIEAVGTLENMSSRLHLSFFHSFLSHTDINPGVRYWEIPGGSWRLPDALHRGLRDEVRFGHRMIRLEYFDPSRDSTPEGTGAVGPDGWGVAVQTVAEDNPAGPTRLWTADLAIVTIPFSTLRFVEIVPSMAYKKRRAIIETHYDSATKVLLEFSHRWWEFTEDDWREELDSITPGLYEYYQRGGETGPDPVPALAEAGRDLLGAAVKDSGVTEELRQVNSVMPLRGPAVRPATHCFGGGSATDNPNRFIYYPSHPVEGSTGGVVLASYSWSDDAARWDSMREAERYVYALRNLQALHGRRIEVFFTGLGATKSWARDPYAFGEAATYTPHQMTSFHLDASRPEGPVHFAGEHTSLKHAWIEGALESAVRAATAVHQAPPLTTPGPDQEGGS, encoded by the coding sequence ATGACCGACGCTCCACGCGATAACTCCGCCACCCGTGCGCGCTGGCAGACCTGTCTCAAGCTGGCCCGCGAACTCCTCCTCATCGGACCGGACAACACCGACCTCAAACTCGGCTATCTCCACACCCTCATCGACACGGGCAGCCTCGGCGTCACCCGCCACCCCCGCAAGAAGATCCTCATCATCGGCGCCGGTATCACCGGCCTGGTGGCCGGCCGGCTGCTGAAGGACGCGGGCCACGACGTCACCATCCTGGAGGCCAACACCGGCCGTGTCGGCGGGCGCATCAAGACCTTCCGCACCACCAAGCACCACCAGCCGTTCGACGACGCCGCCCAGTACGCCGAGGCCGGCGCCATGCGGCTGCCCGACTTCCACCCGCTCGTCCTCGCCCTCGTCGACAAACTCGGGCTCGGCCGCCGCCTGTTCTACAACGTGGACGTCGACCCCGCCACCGGCAGCGGCCCCGATGTCCCCCTCCCCCCGGTGACGTACACCTCCTTCACCGGCCGCACCTGGACCTACGGCGACGACAGCCCCGACTTCCGCGCGCCCGACAAGCGCGGCAACACCTGGATCCGCACCAACCGCGTCCAGGTGCGGCGCGCCGACTACAGCGCCGTCCCGGAGAAGATCAACGAGGGTTTCCACCTCACCGATGACGAGGTCCGCGCCCCCGCCGTGCAGATGGTCGACGACGCGCTGGAGAGCGTGCGGGACTACTACTCCGACGTCGTGGACGGGAAGCGGGTCAACAAGCCGCTCGAGGAGTGGATCGAGGGCTGGGCCCGGGTGATCCATGACTTCGACGGCTATTCGATGGGCGGCTTCCTGCGCGACTACGCCGGGCTCAGCGACGAGGCCATCGAGGCGGTCGGAACGCTGGAGAACATGTCCTCGCGGCTCCATCTCTCCTTCTTCCACAGCTTCCTGAGCCACACCGACATCAACCCCGGTGTGCGCTACTGGGAGATACCCGGCGGCAGCTGGCGACTCCCGGACGCCCTCCACCGGGGCCTGCGCGACGAGGTGCGGTTCGGCCACCGCATGATCCGCCTGGAGTACTTCGACCCCAGCCGCGACTCCACCCCCGAGGGCACCGGTGCCGTCGGACCCGACGGATGGGGCGTGGCCGTGCAGACCGTGGCCGAGGACAACCCGGCGGGCCCCACCCGGCTGTGGACCGCTGACCTGGCCATCGTCACCATCCCGTTCTCCACCCTGCGCTTCGTGGAGATCGTCCCCTCGATGGCGTACAAGAAGCGCCGCGCCATCATCGAGACCCACTACGACTCGGCCACCAAGGTGCTGCTGGAGTTCAGCCACCGGTGGTGGGAGTTCACCGAGGACGACTGGCGCGAGGAACTCGACAGCATCACCCCGGGCCTCTACGAGTACTACCAGCGCGGCGGCGAGACCGGACCCGATCCCGTGCCCGCGCTCGCCGAGGCGGGCCGCGACCTGCTCGGCGCGGCGGTCAAGGACAGCGGGGTCACCGAGGAGTTACGCCAGGTCAACAGCGTCATGCCACTGCGCGGCCCGGCCGTACGACCCGCCACCCACTGCTTCGGTGGCGGCTCCGCCACCGACAACCCCAACCGGTTCATCTACTACCCCTCGCACCCGGTCGAGGGCAGCACCGGCGGTGTGGTGCTCGCCTCGTACTCCTGGTCCGACGACGCCGCGCGCTGGGACTCCATGCGTGAGGCGGAGCGCTATGTCTACGCCCTGCGCAACCTCCAGGCCCTGCACGGGCGCCGTATCGAGGTGTTCTTCACCGGCCTGGGCGCCACCAAGAGCTGGGCCCGCGACCCGTACGCCTTCGGCGAGGCCGCCACGTACACCCCGCACCAGATGACCAGCTTCCATCTGGACGCCTCCCGCCCCGAGGGCCCGGTGCACTTCGCCGGGGAGCACACCTCCCTCAAACACGCCTGGATCGAGGGCGCCCTGGAGAGCGCCGTCCGCGCCGCCACCGCCGTCCACCAGGCACCGCCCCTCACCACCCCGGGCCCGGACCAGGAGGGCGGTTCATGA
- a CDS encoding thiamine pyrophosphate-binding protein yields MTAITPECTVARYLARRLAELGITHLFGVPGNHLGPFLTTLRAEGDVEWVGTPTEGGAGQAADSYARLHGIGAAAVTYSVGAFNLLNACGGAYVEHVPLIAINACPPYEQWQNYRALGLFTSHMSPRRESNLDAYRQVTVEAQVISNPGLAPGQIDAALTACLSTRRPVYLEVMEDLWDEPCAVAEEPLLRRERPFSARNQAMLDKAVAAILALVEEHPGPDGRPRPIVWAGEEVERFRLDRQLGDLTQATGVPFCTTVGAKAVLDERLPQFHGVYNGKASHPEVHSIFKDWATCRIGLGTWSTSKNLGGELAVGTDWVVAARGGVSVGTQYFPDVQLARLIPALQDALVARFGSGGLTADYFAEAHAHHGAAEDRPASLEEHRATTLRAGGSSSGSGERLTYDGVFDRINHFLAKETRESWTVVSDAAFSLIGSMNLTLPAGGFLSQVSWLSIGWSVGAATGAALAPERGHARPMVFVGDGAFQETCQEISTHTRLGLRSVVFVMDNGHFYGIEQMLVHPSYYADRDAHGADDTDGADFYNVLHPWHYERLADVFSGKKTPAHGVSVAHTSELDELLARLTDPTDPVNSGPLLVRVRLHRHDYPRAMAYKVKGE; encoded by the coding sequence ATGACCGCGATCACCCCCGAGTGCACGGTCGCCCGCTATCTGGCCCGCCGCCTGGCCGAGCTGGGCATCACCCATCTGTTCGGGGTACCCGGCAACCACCTCGGCCCGTTCCTCACCACCCTGCGGGCCGAGGGGGATGTCGAGTGGGTCGGCACCCCCACCGAGGGCGGCGCGGGCCAGGCCGCCGACTCCTACGCCCGTCTCCACGGCATCGGCGCGGCCGCGGTCACCTACAGTGTCGGCGCGTTCAACCTGCTCAACGCCTGCGGCGGGGCGTATGTGGAGCATGTCCCGCTCATCGCCATCAACGCCTGCCCGCCGTACGAGCAGTGGCAGAACTACCGCGCTCTCGGCCTGTTCACCTCCCATATGAGCCCGCGCCGGGAGAGCAATCTGGACGCCTACCGGCAGGTCACCGTGGAAGCGCAGGTCATCTCCAACCCCGGCCTCGCCCCGGGCCAGATCGACGCCGCGCTCACCGCCTGTCTGTCGACGCGCAGGCCCGTCTATCTGGAGGTGATGGAGGATCTGTGGGACGAGCCGTGTGCCGTCGCCGAGGAGCCGCTGCTGCGCCGCGAGCGGCCGTTCAGCGCGCGCAACCAGGCCATGCTGGACAAGGCCGTCGCCGCGATCCTCGCGCTGGTCGAGGAGCACCCCGGCCCGGACGGCAGGCCCCGCCCGATCGTATGGGCGGGCGAGGAGGTCGAGCGGTTCCGCCTCGACCGGCAGCTCGGCGATCTGACACAGGCCACCGGCGTGCCGTTCTGCACCACCGTCGGCGCCAAGGCCGTCCTCGACGAGCGGCTGCCGCAGTTCCACGGCGTCTACAACGGCAAGGCCAGCCACCCGGAGGTGCACTCCATCTTCAAGGACTGGGCCACCTGCCGGATCGGCCTCGGCACCTGGTCCACCTCGAAGAACCTCGGCGGTGAACTGGCTGTCGGCACGGACTGGGTGGTGGCCGCCCGGGGCGGTGTCAGCGTCGGCACCCAGTACTTCCCCGACGTCCAGCTCGCCCGGCTGATACCCGCCCTCCAGGACGCGCTGGTGGCGCGCTTCGGCTCCGGTGGCCTGACCGCCGACTACTTCGCCGAGGCCCACGCCCACCACGGCGCGGCCGAGGACCGTCCCGCCTCCCTCGAGGAGCACCGCGCCACGACGCTCCGCGCCGGCGGCTCGTCGTCCGGGTCCGGCGAACGGCTCACGTACGACGGGGTGTTCGACCGGATCAACCACTTCCTGGCCAAGGAGACCCGGGAGAGCTGGACGGTGGTCTCCGACGCCGCGTTCTCCCTCATCGGCTCGATGAACCTGACCCTGCCAGCGGGCGGCTTCCTGTCGCAGGTCAGCTGGCTGTCCATCGGCTGGTCCGTGGGCGCGGCCACCGGCGCGGCGCTCGCCCCCGAGCGCGGCCACGCCCGCCCGATGGTGTTCGTCGGCGACGGTGCCTTCCAGGAGACCTGCCAGGAGATCTCCACCCACACCAGGCTGGGGCTGCGGTCGGTGGTGTTCGTGATGGACAACGGACACTTCTACGGCATCGAGCAGATGCTGGTGCACCCGTCCTACTACGCGGACCGGGACGCCCACGGCGCCGATGACACGGACGGCGCGGACTTCTACAACGTCCTCCACCCGTGGCACTACGAGCGGCTGGCGGATGTCTTCTCCGGCAAGAAGACCCCGGCGCACGGGGTCAGCGTGGCGCACACCTCCGAGCTGGACGAGCTGCTGGCCCGCCTCACCGATCCGACCGACCCGGTCAACTCCGGACCACTGCTGGTCCGGGTCCGCCTGCACCGGCACGACTACCCGCGGGCGATGGCGTACAAAGTCAAAGGGGAGTAG
- a CDS encoding RidA family protein: MTPVPVNPPDLPKPSGYSHGTLAGNTLHLGGQTALDANMKIVPGGIVEQFRQAFGNVLTTLREAGGRPEDLVSVTIYLTDIPDYQAHGKEIGKVWRELAGPVYPAMAGIGCTALWQPEAMIEILGVAVIPEERLVAPRP; the protein is encoded by the coding sequence ATGACCCCCGTCCCCGTGAACCCGCCCGATCTGCCGAAGCCCAGCGGCTACTCACACGGAACACTCGCCGGAAACACCCTCCACCTGGGAGGACAGACCGCCCTCGATGCCAATATGAAGATCGTTCCGGGGGGTATCGTCGAGCAGTTCCGGCAGGCGTTCGGCAATGTGCTCACCACGCTGCGCGAGGCCGGCGGGCGGCCCGAGGACCTGGTGAGCGTGACCATCTACCTCACCGACATCCCCGACTACCAGGCGCACGGCAAGGAGATCGGCAAGGTCTGGCGCGAGCTCGCCGGGCCGGTCTACCCGGCCATGGCGGGCATCGGCTGCACGGCGCTGTGGCAGCCCGAAGCCATGATCGAGATCCTGGGTGTGGCCGTGATACCGGAGGAGCGACTCGTGGCGCCGCGCCCGTAG
- a CDS encoding acyl-CoA thioesterase: MTATSPTSAVFTAAVTLKPTQPEHFDLAFTATTQPCPWPKAYGGDLVAQAAAAAMRSVTDGKSPHSMHSYFLRPADIGAEVRYEVEVVRDGRGYSTRQVRGYQNGKPLYVCLAGFAAGEAGAAFHTDFAEDVPDPEGLPSSAEYLAERGGGTMTEESKAYWSGGRGFDMRHVPGPVYLTVEGERLPHQAVWLRPFDTLRPVDGLTDAQRDLAALAYVCDYTILEPVLRVLDLPWARPGLVTASLDHAMWFHRPGPVDGWLLYVQEAVAADAGRGLGTGRFFTRDHRHLATVVQEGLIRPT; the protein is encoded by the coding sequence ATGACCGCGACGTCCCCCACCTCGGCCGTCTTCACCGCCGCCGTCACCCTGAAGCCCACCCAGCCCGAACACTTCGACCTCGCCTTCACCGCCACCACCCAGCCCTGCCCCTGGCCCAAGGCGTACGGCGGCGATCTGGTGGCCCAGGCCGCCGCGGCGGCCATGCGGTCGGTGACCGACGGCAAGTCGCCGCACTCGATGCACAGCTACTTCCTGCGCCCCGCCGACATCGGCGCCGAGGTGCGCTACGAGGTGGAGGTGGTGCGCGACGGCCGCGGCTACAGCACCCGGCAGGTGCGCGGCTACCAGAACGGCAAGCCGCTGTACGTCTGCCTGGCCGGATTCGCCGCGGGCGAGGCCGGTGCGGCCTTCCACACCGACTTCGCCGAGGACGTGCCCGACCCGGAGGGCCTGCCCAGTTCGGCGGAGTACCTCGCCGAGCGCGGTGGCGGCACCATGACCGAGGAGTCCAAGGCGTACTGGTCCGGCGGCCGCGGCTTCGACATGCGGCACGTCCCCGGCCCGGTCTATCTCACCGTCGAAGGAGAGCGCCTTCCGCACCAGGCGGTCTGGCTCAGGCCCTTCGACACCCTCCGCCCGGTCGACGGGCTGACCGACGCCCAGCGGGATCTGGCCGCCCTGGCGTATGTGTGCGACTACACGATCCTCGAACCCGTGCTGCGGGTGCTCGACCTGCCCTGGGCCAGGCCCGGGCTGGTCACCGCGAGCCTCGACCACGCGATGTGGTTCCACCGCCCGGGGCCGGTGGACGGCTGGCTGCTCTACGTCCAGGAGGCCGTCGCCGCCGACGCGGGCCGGGGCCTGGGCACGGGGCGCTTCTTCACGCGCGATCACCGCCACCTGGCCACCGTGGTCCAGGAGGGCCTGATCCGCCCCACCTGA
- a CDS encoding inclusion body family protein, whose protein sequence is MSEIINVLIAFDAYSIAKQYPDASKDYTEPTYVDQSLIYMTTRQDRVVGTSGAELNFRANPRDIIRWRETTLSLNSEYCALLYRYVSADPLISTPQVVIGDATYPIPKDGAADRPDFETQDYEDHFWEADVKKTGEVTYHFYFQILDSDQQLVGYFQWDPFITIEKRS, encoded by the coding sequence ATGTCGGAAATCATTAACGTGCTGATCGCGTTCGACGCGTACTCGATCGCCAAGCAGTATCCCGACGCGTCAAAGGACTACACCGAGCCGACGTATGTCGACCAGAGCCTGATCTATATGACGACGCGCCAGGACCGCGTCGTCGGCACCTCGGGGGCCGAGCTGAACTTCCGCGCCAACCCCAGGGACATCATCAGGTGGCGCGAGACGACGCTGTCGCTCAACAGCGAGTACTGCGCCCTGCTGTACCGGTACGTGAGCGCCGACCCGCTCATCAGCACACCGCAGGTCGTGATCGGCGACGCCACCTATCCGATCCCGAAGGACGGGGCCGCCGACCGGCCGGACTTCGAGACGCAGGACTACGAGGATCACTTCTGGGAGGCGGACGTCAAGAAGACCGGCGAGGTCACGTACCACTTCTACTTCCAGATCCTGGACAGCGACCAGCAGCTGGTCGGGTACTTCCAGTGGGACCCGTTCATCACCATCGAGAAGCGCTCCTGA